A genomic stretch from Vulpes lagopus strain Blue_001 chromosome 11, ASM1834538v1, whole genome shotgun sequence includes:
- the LOC121471705 gene encoding cytochrome c oxidase subunit 5B, mitochondrial-like, which yields MAIQVFHLTQHESLLLSVGALAAQALRARSPNGVAAVRSMASGGGVPTDDEQATGLEREVMMAARKGLDPYNILAPKAAAGTKEDPNLVPSITNKRIVGCICEEDNSTVIWFWLHKGEAQRCPSCGTHYKLVPHQLAH from the coding sequence ATGGCAATTCAGGTATTTCATCTTACTCAGCATGAGTCATTGCTTTTGTCAGTTGGAGCGCTGGCCGCGCAGGCCCTCAGGGCTCGCAGTCCCAATGGAGTCGCCGCGGTGCGCTCAATGGCGTCTGGAGGTGGTGTTCCTACTGATGACGAGCAGGCGACAGGGCTGGAGAGGGAGGTCATGATGGCTGCACGGAAGGGACTGGACCCATACAATATTCTAGCCCCAAAGGCAGCTGCAGGCACCAAAGAAGACCCTAATTTAGTCCCATCTATCACCAACAAGCGAATAGTGGGCTGCATCTGTGAAGAGGACAATAGTACCGTCATCTGGTTTTGGCTGCACAAAGGCGAGGCCCAGCGATGCCCTAGCTGTGGAACCCATTACAAGCTGGTGCCCCACCAGTTGGCCCACTGA